Proteins from one Acidiferrobacteraceae bacterium genomic window:
- a CDS encoding phosphomannomutase/phosphoglucomutase, translated as MSTTTDTGLPTEIFKAYDIRGIVGKTLTTGTAEQIGLAIGSEAAARKQTSVAISRDGRLSGPELVAALGRGIAAAGIDVIDIGMVPTPVLYYATNELGTASGVAVTGSHNPPDYNGFKIVLGGETLSGDEIQALRQRIVDGDLTHGNGSIRHADVRDAYIERIVSDVKLARPMKVALDCGNGVAGELGPRLLRALGCELTELFCEIDGHFPNHHPDPSQPKNLQDLMAELAKGGYDVGLAFDGDGDRLGVVTPDGQIIWPDRQLILFARAVLASNPGAEVIYDVKCTRTLPKEIEAAGGKALMWKTGHSFIKKKLKETGALLAGEMSGHIFFKDRWYGFDDGLYAAARLLELLSADPRSPEEVFSSLPNTINTPELQMKFAEGEHFQVVEKLVQAADFPGAKITTIDGLRADFDDGFGLVRASNTTPVLVLRFEGDDEAALKRIQQAFADLIRKVAPEATLPY; from the coding sequence TCAAGGCCTACGACATCCGCGGCATCGTCGGGAAGACCCTTACGACCGGGACCGCCGAACAAATCGGCCTCGCCATCGGATCGGAAGCCGCTGCGCGAAAACAGACGTCGGTCGCCATCAGTCGCGATGGCCGCTTGTCAGGACCTGAGCTGGTTGCGGCCCTGGGCCGGGGCATTGCCGCCGCAGGCATCGATGTCATCGACATCGGCATGGTGCCGACGCCGGTCCTGTACTACGCGACAAACGAACTGGGTACGGCGTCCGGCGTCGCGGTCACGGGCAGCCACAACCCACCCGATTACAACGGCTTCAAGATTGTGCTTGGGGGGGAAACCCTTTCCGGAGACGAAATCCAGGCCCTGCGCCAGCGTATCGTGGACGGCGACCTGACCCACGGAAACGGGAGTATCCGCCACGCCGATGTGCGCGACGCCTACATCGAGCGCATCGTGTCCGATGTCAAGCTGGCGCGACCCATGAAGGTGGCGCTGGATTGTGGCAATGGCGTCGCCGGCGAATTGGGTCCGCGCCTGCTTCGCGCGCTGGGTTGTGAACTCACCGAACTGTTTTGTGAAATTGATGGGCACTTTCCGAATCACCATCCCGACCCCAGCCAACCCAAGAACCTGCAGGATCTCATGGCCGAGCTCGCGAAAGGCGGGTATGACGTCGGGCTCGCCTTCGACGGTGACGGCGACCGGCTTGGTGTGGTTACGCCCGATGGCCAGATCATCTGGCCGGACCGGCAGCTGATCCTGTTCGCGCGCGCGGTGCTGGCGAGCAACCCCGGCGCGGAAGTCATCTATGACGTGAAGTGCACCCGCACACTGCCGAAAGAGATAGAGGCTGCGGGTGGCAAGGCGCTCATGTGGAAGACGGGGCATTCCTTTATCAAGAAGAAGCTGAAGGAAACCGGCGCGCTGCTGGCCGGCGAGATGAGTGGCCATATATTTTTCAAGGACCGCTGGTACGGTTTCGACGACGGACTCTACGCGGCTGCGCGGCTGCTGGAACTCCTGTCGGCGGATCCCCGCTCGCCCGAGGAGGTGTTTTCCTCGCTGCCAAACACCATCAACACGCCAGAACTGCAGATGAAGTTCGCCGAAGGCGAGCATTTCCAGGTAGTTGAAAAGCTCGTGCAGGCCGCGGATTTTCCAGGCGCCAAGATCACAACCATCGACGGACTGCGCGCGGATTTTGACGATGGTTTCGGTCTGGTGCGGGCATCCAACACTACGCCGGTGCTGGTGCTGCGCTTCGAGGGGGACGACGAGGCGGCGCTGAAGCGGATTCAGCAGGCCTTTGCGGACCTGATCCGAAAGGTGGCCCCCGAAGCTACCCTCCCCTACTAG
- a CDS encoding carotenoid biosynthesis protein: MITGTIHFRGIARHSLFALWFVYAVSMILLVIFVQLAKIWPANPLFTFTSAVFFLFSFAHALMCLGLRRGIGLFALVFSISLAFETINLLSGGLVFGPLLYTHKLGLKLFGLVPILIPLTWFTVGYLSFRIAGRLVGERPGNARARLRLAAIAALIMVAWDLGLDPAMVAKGHWLWLVPGSYFGIPLHNFVGWWLTAFSFCYIFLLLEPTGIDSGFQPARGTANLLASSAYGIMCISMTIANADMGKTGPAIIGFLTMGSFGVYWLRDSWRLRHSHISP; this comes from the coding sequence ATGATCACGGGAACAATACACTTCCGCGGTATCGCCAGGCATTCCCTGTTCGCCTTGTGGTTCGTGTACGCCGTTTCCATGATCCTGCTGGTCATATTCGTGCAGCTGGCCAAGATCTGGCCGGCGAATCCGCTGTTTACGTTCACATCGGCGGTATTCTTCCTGTTTTCGTTTGCCCACGCGCTGATGTGTCTGGGCCTCCGCCGCGGGATCGGACTGTTCGCGCTTGTGTTTTCGATCAGTCTCGCATTCGAAACGATCAATTTGCTCAGTGGCGGCCTGGTCTTCGGGCCGCTCCTTTACACCCACAAGCTGGGACTCAAGCTTTTTGGTCTCGTTCCGATCCTGATTCCCCTGACATGGTTCACGGTCGGATATCTTTCGTTTCGGATCGCCGGTCGTCTCGTAGGGGAACGCCCCGGAAACGCTCGTGCACGGCTGCGTCTGGCCGCAATCGCGGCCCTGATCATGGTGGCCTGGGACCTGGGACTGGATCCGGCCATGGTCGCGAAGGGGCATTGGTTGTGGCTTGTGCCGGGATCGTACTTCGGCATCCCGCTACACAATTTCGTTGGCTGGTGGCTGACCGCATTCAGCTTCTGCTACATCTTTTTGCTCCTGGAGCCGACGGGAATCGATTCCGGCTTCCAACCGGCCCGCGGCACAGCAAACCTGCTGGCGTCCTCGGCCTACGGCATCATGTGCATCTCCATGACCATCGCCAATGCCGATATGGGCAAGACCGGTCCGGCGATTATCGGTTTCCTGACCATGGGTTCTTTCGGCGTCTACTGGTTGCGGGACAGCTGGCGCCTGCGACACAGCCAT